From Curtobacterium sp. SGAir0471, the proteins below share one genomic window:
- a CDS encoding CBU_0592 family membrane protein translates to MLVGIVEFLGWFGAVTVLAGYLLFSLGKIPNGPLYQSLNLVGGLSVAINVAAHHAIPSTIVNGVWAVIAVVVLVRMGCARRAARRGVPEAPTGSALHVEPPTTTAVLPVVGPALRDHEAESVRRDHEAESALRDQGPALTNPDHETEPALRDDAEPRLQDDTATTPVAPMTESVPVITATIALALVAAAQQHERQQEPAQQHEQQPEPERAPERTTR, encoded by the coding sequence GTGTTGGTCGGAATCGTGGAGTTCCTCGGCTGGTTCGGAGCCGTAACCGTTCTCGCAGGTTACCTGCTGTTCTCACTTGGCAAGATCCCGAACGGGCCGCTCTACCAGTCCCTCAACCTGGTCGGCGGGCTGTCCGTCGCCATCAACGTCGCCGCGCACCACGCGATCCCGTCGACGATCGTGAACGGCGTCTGGGCCGTCATCGCCGTCGTGGTCCTGGTGCGGATGGGCTGCGCTCGCCGGGCCGCCCGACGAGGGGTCCCCGAGGCACCGACGGGCTCCGCCCTGCACGTCGAGCCCCCGACGACGACCGCCGTCCTGCCCGTCGTCGGACCGGCCCTGCGCGACCACGAGGCGGAGTCGGTCCGCCGCGACCACGAGGCGGAGTCGGCCCTGCGGGACCAAGGACCGGCGCTGACCAACCCGGACCACGAGACGGAGCCGGCCCTGCGAGACGACGCCGAGCCGCGCCTCCAGGACGACACCGCGACGACCCCCGTAGCCCCCATGACCGAGTCCGTCCCGGTCATCACCGCGACCATCGCGCTTGCGCTCGTCGCGGCCGCGCAGCAGCACGAGCGGCAGCAGGAGCCCGCGCAGCAGCACGAGCAGCAGCCCGAGCCCGAGCGCGCCCCGGAGCGCACCACCCGCTGA
- the rpsJ gene encoding 30S ribosomal protein S10: MAGQKIRIRLKSYDHEVIDTSARKIVDTVTRAGATVVGPVPLPTEKNVVTVIRSPHKYKDSREHFEKRTHKRVIDIVDPTPKAVDSLMRLDLPADVNIEIKL, from the coding sequence ATGGCGGGACAGAAGATCCGCATCCGGCTCAAGTCGTACGACCACGAGGTCATCGACACGTCGGCCCGGAAGATCGTCGACACGGTGACCCGTGCCGGTGCGACCGTGGTCGGCCCGGTGCCGCTCCCCACCGAGAAGAACGTGGTCACCGTGATCCGTTCGCCCCACAAGTACAAGGACTCGCGCGAGCACTTCGAGAAGCGCACGCACAAGCGGGTCATCGACATCGTCGACCCGACGCCGAAGGCCGTCGACTCGCTCATGCGACTCGACCTCCCGGCCGACGTCAACATCGAGATCAAGCTGTAA
- the pilM gene encoding type IV pilus assembly protein PilM, with translation MGKSIVGVDIAASSIRAVEVGDADRDRPVVLRVAEVPTPEGAVSRGEVLEPNTVGAALRQLWSTGRFRSRDVVLGMGNQRVLSRDLTVPHAPLAQIRESLPFQVQDMLPVPVGDAILDFYPVSEGVDETGPVIRGLLVAAIKDAVLANVRAVRLAGLNPVGVDLIPFALTRVLSPTQAQHGTIAIIQVGADTTSVVLATDGVPQFVRIIPSGGDDITRSLAGRLDIPFAQAEAVKRHFGIGPGARTPDDARAVAAVFDTVNELVTSLRNTINYYVNTHPDDVVAGIALVGGSARLIGLREALADATHLPVTTPSAFRHAGFGRAVREEDVLAHGDSVAVAYGLAVGSQAA, from the coding sequence ATGGGAAAGAGCATCGTCGGCGTCGACATCGCCGCGTCGTCGATCCGTGCGGTCGAGGTCGGGGACGCCGACCGTGACCGCCCCGTCGTCCTCCGGGTCGCCGAGGTGCCGACGCCCGAGGGAGCGGTCAGCCGCGGCGAGGTCCTCGAACCCAACACCGTGGGGGCCGCGCTGCGGCAGCTCTGGTCGACGGGCAGGTTCCGGTCGCGTGACGTCGTCCTCGGCATGGGGAACCAGCGGGTCCTCTCCCGCGACCTCACCGTCCCGCATGCGCCGCTCGCGCAGATCCGCGAGAGCCTCCCGTTCCAGGTGCAGGACATGCTGCCGGTCCCGGTGGGCGATGCGATCCTCGACTTCTACCCGGTCAGCGAGGGCGTCGACGAGACCGGCCCGGTGATCCGCGGACTGCTCGTCGCGGCGATCAAGGACGCCGTGCTCGCCAACGTCCGCGCCGTTCGGCTCGCGGGCCTCAACCCGGTCGGTGTGGACCTCATCCCGTTCGCCCTCACGCGGGTGCTGAGTCCGACGCAGGCGCAGCACGGGACGATCGCGATCATCCAGGTCGGCGCGGACACCACGAGCGTCGTGCTCGCGACGGACGGCGTGCCGCAGTTCGTCCGGATCATCCCCTCTGGCGGGGACGACATCACCCGCTCGCTCGCCGGTCGACTCGACATCCCCTTCGCCCAGGCCGAGGCGGTGAAGCGGCACTTCGGGATCGGTCCGGGTGCCCGCACACCTGACGACGCGCGAGCCGTCGCGGCGGTGTTCGACACGGTGAACGAACTCGTGACGAGCCTCCGCAACACCATCAACTACTACGTCAACACCCATCCGGACGACGTCGTCGCCGGCATCGCGCTCGTGGGCGGCAGTGCCCGGCTCATCGGGCTCCGCGAGGCCCTCGCGGACGCGACGCACCTGCCGGTCACCACACCGTCGGCCTTCCGTCACGCGGGCTTCGGCCGCGCGGTGCGCGAGGAGGACGTCCTGGCACACGGTGACTCGGTGGCCGTCGCGTACGGACTCGCGGTGGGGAGCCAGGCAGCATGA
- the rplD gene encoding 50S ribosomal protein L4 — MATETATTIDVLDATGAVAGSIELPAELFDVETNVPLIHQVVTAQLAAARQGTHKTKNRGEVRGAGRKPFKQKGTGRSRQGSVRAPEHTGGGVVHGPTPRDYSQRTPKKMIAAALLGSLSDRARGGRIAAVESFVPAEVPSTKTARTLIEKVAPVKNVLVVLESDDELALKSVRNLPGVHALSYGQLNAYDVLKSDALVFSKSALDAFIASKTAKEISA, encoded by the coding sequence ATGGCCACCGAGACCGCAACCACGATCGACGTCCTCGACGCGACCGGAGCCGTCGCCGGCAGCATCGAGCTGCCCGCCGAGCTCTTCGACGTCGAGACGAACGTCCCGCTGATCCACCAGGTCGTCACCGCGCAGCTCGCCGCCGCGCGTCAGGGCACCCACAAGACCAAGAACCGCGGCGAGGTCCGCGGTGCTGGTCGCAAGCCGTTCAAGCAGAAGGGCACCGGCCGCTCCCGTCAGGGTTCGGTCCGCGCTCCGGAGCACACCGGCGGTGGCGTCGTCCACGGACCGACCCCGCGCGACTACTCGCAGCGCACCCCGAAGAAGATGATCGCCGCGGCGCTGCTCGGCTCGCTCTCGGACCGCGCCCGCGGTGGCCGCATCGCCGCCGTCGAGTCCTTCGTCCCGGCCGAGGTGCCGTCGACCAAGACCGCTCGCACGCTCATCGAGAAGGTCGCGCCCGTCAAGAACGTGCTCGTCGTGCTCGAGTCGGACGACGAGCTCGCGCTCAAGTCGGTCCGCAACCTGCCGGGTGTCCACGCGCTCTCGTACGGCCAGCTCAACGCCTACGACGTGCTCAAGTCCGACGCCCTCGTCTTCAGCAAGAGCGCACTCGACGCCTTCATCGCGTCGAAGACCGCGAAGGAGATCTCCGCATGA
- the rpsG gene encoding 30S ribosomal protein S7: MPRKGPAPKRPVVADPVYGAPIVSQLVNKILLDGKKGLAERIVYDALEGVSAKNQQDAVATLKKALDNVRPTLEVRSRRVGGSTYQVPVEVKPHRANTLALRWLTSYAKARREKTMTERLMNEILDASNGLGAAVKRREDTHKMAESNKAFAHYRW, encoded by the coding sequence ATGCCTCGTAAGGGTCCCGCCCCGAAGCGTCCCGTCGTCGCCGACCCGGTGTACGGCGCGCCGATCGTCTCGCAGCTCGTCAACAAGATCCTCCTGGACGGCAAGAAGGGCCTCGCCGAGCGCATCGTCTACGATGCACTCGAGGGCGTCTCCGCCAAGAACCAGCAGGACGCCGTCGCGACGCTGAAGAAGGCGCTCGACAACGTCCGTCCGACCCTCGAGGTCCGCAGCCGCCGCGTCGGTGGCTCGACCTACCAGGTCCCGGTCGAGGTCAAGCCGCACCGCGCGAACACCCTCGCGCTCCGCTGGCTCACCTCGTACGCCAAGGCCCGTCGCGAGAAGACGATGACCGAGCGTCTCATGAACGAGATCCTCGACGCGTCGAACGGTCTCGGTGCCGCGGTCAAGCGCCGTGAGGACACCCACAAGATGGCCGAGTCGAACAAGGCCTTCGCCCACTACCGCTGGTAA
- the rpsL gene encoding 30S ribosomal protein S12, with translation MPTIQQLVRKGRTPKVVKTKAPALKANPQQRGVCTRVYTTTPKKPNSALRKVARVKLSNGTEVTAYIPGEGHNLQEHSMVLVRGGRVKDLPGVRYKIIRGALDTQAVKNRKQARSRYGAKKG, from the coding sequence TTGCCTACCATCCAGCAGCTCGTTCGCAAGGGTCGTACGCCCAAGGTCGTCAAGACCAAGGCGCCGGCACTGAAGGCGAACCCCCAGCAGCGTGGTGTCTGCACCCGCGTCTACACCACCACCCCCAAGAAGCCGAACTCGGCCCTGCGCAAGGTCGCTCGTGTGAAGCTCTCGAACGGCACCGAGGTCACGGCCTACATCCCCGGTGAGGGCCACAACCTGCAGGAGCACTCGATGGTGCTCGTCCGCGGCGGTCGTGTGAAGGACCTCCCCGGTGTGCGCTACAAGATCATCCGCGGTGCCCTGGACACCCAGGCCGTCAAGAACCGTAAGCAGGCCCGCAGCCGCTACGGCGCGAAGAAGGGTTGA
- the fusA gene encoding elongation factor G, with translation MAQDVLTDLNKVRNIGIMAHIDAGKTTTTERILFYTGITHKIGEVHDGAATMDWMAQEQERGITITSAATTCFWDNNQINIIDTPGHVDFTVEVERSLRVLDGAVAVFDGKEGVEPQSETVWRQADKYNVPRICFVNKMDKLGADFYFTVDTIINRLGAEPLVLQLPIGAENDFIGVVDLIEMHAKVWPGDAKGDVTMGAQYEVQEIPADLQARAEEYRAKLVERVAESDDALLEKFFDGQELTKDEIRAGIRKLTIASEVYPVLCGSAFKNRGVQPMLDAVISYLPSPLDVPPMIGHDVKDEEKEIIRKPDATEPFSALAFKVAVHPFFGRLTYVRVYSGSIESGAQVINSTKGKKERIGKIFQMHSNKENPVDNVTAGHIYAVIGLKDTTTGDTLCDPTDQVVLESMTFPEPVIEVAIEPNTKADQEKLSTAIQKLAEEDPTFRVELNAETGQTTIKGMGELHLDILVDRMKREFKVEASVGKPQVAYRETLTKPVERYDYTHKKQTGGSGQFAKVQIALEPIEVTAEKVYEFENAVTGGRVPREYIPSVDAGIQDAMQVGILAGYPTVGVKAILKDGQSHDVDSSEMAFKIAGSMAYKEAARKAGPVILEPIMAVEVRTPEEYMGDVIGDLNSRRGQIASMEDASGVKVVRASVPLSEMFGYVGDLRSKTSGRAVYSMTFETYAQVPKKVEEEIIEKGKGN, from the coding sequence GTGGCACAGGACGTGCTCACCGACCTGAACAAGGTCCGCAACATCGGCATCATGGCGCACATCGATGCCGGCAAGACCACGACGACCGAGCGCATCCTGTTCTACACGGGCATCACGCACAAGATCGGTGAGGTCCACGACGGCGCTGCCACGATGGACTGGATGGCGCAGGAGCAGGAGCGCGGCATCACGATCACGTCGGCCGCGACGACCTGCTTCTGGGACAACAACCAGATCAACATCATCGACACCCCCGGTCACGTGGACTTCACGGTCGAGGTGGAGCGCTCGCTCCGCGTCCTCGACGGTGCGGTCGCCGTCTTCGACGGCAAGGAGGGCGTCGAGCCCCAGTCCGAGACCGTGTGGCGTCAGGCGGACAAGTACAACGTCCCCCGCATCTGCTTCGTCAACAAGATGGACAAGCTCGGCGCGGACTTCTACTTCACCGTCGACACGATCATCAACCGTCTCGGCGCGGAGCCGCTCGTGCTCCAGCTCCCGATCGGTGCCGAGAACGACTTCATCGGTGTCGTCGACCTCATCGAGATGCACGCCAAGGTCTGGCCCGGCGACGCCAAGGGTGACGTGACCATGGGCGCGCAGTACGAGGTCCAGGAGATCCCCGCGGACCTCCAGGCCCGTGCCGAGGAGTACCGCGCCAAGCTCGTCGAGCGCGTCGCGGAGTCCGACGATGCCCTGCTCGAGAAGTTCTTCGACGGCCAGGAGCTGACGAAGGACGAGATCCGCGCCGGCATCCGCAAGCTCACGATCGCGTCCGAGGTCTACCCCGTCCTGTGCGGCTCGGCGTTCAAGAACCGCGGCGTCCAGCCGATGCTCGACGCCGTCATCTCGTACCTCCCGTCTCCGCTCGACGTTCCGCCGATGATCGGCCACGACGTCAAGGACGAGGAGAAGGAGATCATCCGCAAGCCCGACGCCACCGAGCCGTTCTCGGCGCTGGCGTTCAAGGTCGCGGTGCACCCGTTCTTCGGTCGTCTGACCTACGTCCGCGTGTACTCCGGCTCGATCGAGTCCGGTGCCCAGGTCATCAACTCGACCAAGGGCAAGAAGGAGCGCATCGGCAAGATCTTCCAGATGCACTCCAACAAGGAGAACCCGGTCGACAACGTGACCGCGGGCCACATCTACGCGGTGATCGGCCTCAAGGACACCACCACCGGTGACACGCTCTGCGACCCGACCGACCAGGTCGTCCTCGAGTCGATGACGTTCCCGGAGCCGGTGATCGAGGTCGCCATCGAGCCGAACACGAAGGCCGACCAGGAGAAGCTCTCCACGGCCATCCAGAAGCTCGCCGAAGAGGACCCGACGTTCCGCGTCGAGCTCAACGCCGAGACCGGCCAGACCACCATCAAGGGCATGGGCGAGCTCCACCTCGACATCCTGGTCGACCGCATGAAGCGCGAGTTCAAGGTCGAGGCGTCGGTCGGCAAGCCGCAGGTCGCCTACCGCGAGACGCTGACCAAGCCGGTCGAGCGCTACGACTACACCCACAAGAAGCAGACCGGTGGTTCCGGTCAGTTCGCGAAGGTGCAGATCGCGCTCGAGCCGATCGAGGTCACGGCCGAGAAGGTCTACGAGTTCGAGAACGCCGTCACCGGTGGCCGCGTCCCGCGTGAGTACATCCCGTCGGTCGACGCCGGTATCCAGGACGCCATGCAGGTCGGTATCCTCGCCGGGTACCCGACCGTCGGTGTGAAGGCCATCCTCAAGGACGGTCAGTCGCACGACGTCGACTCGTCCGAGATGGCGTTCAAGATCGCCGGTTCGATGGCGTACAAGGAGGCTGCCCGCAAGGCCGGCCCCGTCATCCTCGAGCCGATCATGGCCGTCGAGGTCCGTACTCCGGAGGAGTACATGGGCGACGTCATCGGTGACCTGAACTCCCGTCGTGGCCAGATCGCCTCGATGGAGGACGCCTCGGGCGTCAAGGTGGTCCGCGCGAGCGTGCCGCTGTCCGAGATGTTCGGCTACGTCGGCGACCTTCGTTCGAAGACCTCCGGTCGTGCCGTCTACTCGATGACCTTCGAGACCTACGCACAGGTCCCGAAGAAGGTCGAAGAGGAGATCATCGAGAAGGGCAAGGGGAACTGA
- the rplC gene encoding 50S ribosomal protein L3: MANSTKTVKGLLGKKLGMTQVWDENNKFIPVTVIEVGPNVVTQIRNVERDGYEAIQIAAGAIDPRKVNKPAAGHFEAAGVTPRRTLTEIRTNDSAEYTLGQELTVDTFEAGQKVDVVGTSKGKGFAGVMKRHGFAGVSASHGAHRNHRKPGSIGASSTPSRVFKGMRMAGRMGGERVTVLNLTVHAVDAEKGLLLVKGAVPGARGRSVFVRTAVKGK; this comes from the coding sequence ATGGCGAACTCAACCAAGACCGTCAAGGGCCTCCTCGGCAAGAAGCTCGGGATGACCCAGGTGTGGGACGAGAACAACAAGTTCATCCCCGTCACCGTGATCGAGGTCGGCCCGAACGTGGTCACCCAGATCCGCAACGTCGAGCGCGACGGCTACGAGGCGATCCAGATCGCCGCCGGCGCCATCGACCCGCGCAAGGTGAACAAGCCGGCCGCCGGCCACTTCGAGGCTGCCGGTGTGACCCCGCGTCGCACCCTCACCGAGATCCGCACCAACGACTCCGCCGAGTACACGCTCGGCCAGGAGCTCACCGTCGACACCTTCGAGGCCGGCCAGAAGGTCGACGTCGTCGGGACGTCGAAGGGCAAGGGCTTCGCCGGTGTCATGAAGCGCCACGGCTTCGCCGGTGTGTCCGCTTCGCACGGTGCCCACCGCAACCACCGCAAGCCCGGTTCGATCGGTGCTTCGTCGACCCCGTCGCGCGTCTTCAAGGGCATGCGCATGGCTGGTCGCATGGGTGGCGAGCGCGTGACCGTCCTCAACCTCACGGTGCACGCCGTCGACGCCGAGAAGGGTCTGCTGCTCGTCAAGGGCGCCGTCCCCGGTGCTCGCGGTCGCTCCGTCTTCGTCCGCACCGCCGTGAAGGGTAAGTGA
- the tuf gene encoding elongation factor Tu, which yields MAKAKFERTKPHVNIGTIGHVDHGKTTLTAAITKVLHDQYPDLNEARDFAQIDSAPEERDRGITINISHVEYQTDKRHYAHVDAPGHADYVKNMITGAAQMDGAILVVAATDGPMPQTREHVLLARQVGVPYIVVALNKSDMVDDEEILELVELEVRELLGSQEFDEDAPVVQVSALKALEGDEKWVKSVQDLMSAVDENVPDPVRATDQPFLMPIEDVFTITGRGTVVTGRVERGTLDLNSEVEIVGIRPTQKTTVTGIEMFRKLLDKAEAGDNTGLLIRGLKREDVERGQVVVKPGSVTPHTEFKANAYILTKEEGGRHNPFYANYRPQFYFRTTDVTGVITLPEGTEMVMPGDTVAMSVELIQPIAMEAGLRFAIREGGRTVGAGTVEEIVK from the coding sequence GTGGCCAAGGCCAAGTTCGAGCGGACCAAGCCGCACGTCAACATCGGAACCATCGGTCACGTCGACCACGGCAAGACCACGCTCACGGCGGCGATCACCAAGGTTCTGCACGACCAGTACCCGGACCTCAACGAGGCCCGTGACTTCGCTCAGATCGACAGCGCTCCCGAGGAGCGCGACCGCGGCATCACGATCAACATCTCGCACGTCGAGTACCAGACCGACAAGCGCCACTACGCGCACGTCGACGCTCCGGGTCACGCCGACTACGTCAAAAACATGATCACCGGTGCGGCCCAGATGGACGGCGCGATCCTCGTGGTCGCCGCCACCGACGGCCCGATGCCCCAGACGCGTGAGCACGTGCTGCTCGCCCGCCAGGTCGGCGTCCCCTACATCGTCGTCGCGCTGAACAAGTCCGACATGGTGGACGACGAGGAGATCCTGGAGCTCGTCGAGCTCGAGGTCCGTGAGCTCCTCGGCTCGCAGGAGTTCGACGAGGACGCCCCCGTCGTGCAGGTCTCGGCGCTCAAGGCGCTCGAGGGCGACGAGAAGTGGGTCAAGTCCGTCCAGGACCTGATGTCCGCCGTCGACGAGAACGTCCCGGACCCGGTGCGCGCCACCGACCAGCCGTTCCTCATGCCGATCGAGGACGTCTTCACGATCACCGGTCGTGGCACCGTCGTCACCGGTCGTGTCGAGCGTGGCACGCTGGACCTCAACTCCGAGGTCGAGATCGTCGGCATCCGCCCGACGCAGAAGACCACGGTCACGGGCATCGAGATGTTCCGCAAGCTGCTGGACAAGGCGGAGGCGGGCGACAACACCGGTCTCCTCATCCGTGGCCTCAAGCGCGAGGACGTCGAGCGCGGCCAGGTCGTCGTGAAGCCGGGTTCGGTCACGCCGCACACCGAGTTCAAGGCGAACGCGTACATCCTGACCAAGGAAGAGGGCGGTCGTCACAACCCGTTCTACGCGAACTACCGTCCGCAGTTCTACTTCCGCACCACGGACGTCACCGGCGTCATCACGCTGCCCGAGGGCACCGAGATGGTCATGCCGGGCGACACCGTCGCCATGTCGGTCGAGCTGATCCAGCCGATCGCGATGGAGGCCGGCCTCCGCTTCGCCATCCGTGAGGGTGGCCGCACGGTCGGCGCCGGTACGGTCGAGGAGATCGTCAAGTAA
- a CDS encoding DUF6121 family protein translates to MSRWLIATMTSILFIALVIAVTGFEALLADVEAIPQPDASPYLGPTMVVAAAAVVFLATAAGIREGNPGVTGLVAAAGTYLAMLATGAVGYSMTRGDGTELLVFPAGSALSPFIVGSVFVALLCVLGGVSAARYQARQRAADAAPGGEGDRR, encoded by the coding sequence ATGTCCCGGTGGCTGATCGCGACGATGACGTCGATCCTCTTCATCGCGCTCGTCATCGCGGTGACGGGCTTCGAAGCCCTCCTCGCCGACGTCGAGGCGATCCCGCAGCCGGACGCGAGCCCCTACCTCGGACCGACGATGGTGGTCGCGGCAGCCGCGGTCGTGTTCCTCGCCACGGCTGCGGGGATCCGCGAGGGCAACCCCGGCGTCACCGGACTCGTCGCCGCCGCCGGCACCTACCTGGCGATGCTCGCGACGGGAGCGGTGGGCTACTCGATGACGCGTGGGGACGGCACCGAGCTCCTCGTGTTCCCCGCGGGCTCCGCGCTGAGTCCCTTCATCGTCGGCTCGGTGTTCGTCGCCCTGCTCTGCGTCCTCGGCGGGGTGTCCGCCGCCCGGTACCAGGCTCGCCAGCGTGCCGCGGACGCAGCTCCCGGTGGCGAGGGGGACCGGCGCTGA
- a CDS encoding DNA topoisomerase IB: protein MTRLRRSATNGRGYHRVRSGKGFSYRDPDGRTVTDKDVRKRLDELVIPPAWDEVWISPYENGHILATGIDGAGRRQYMYHPGWRERMDRIKYDRALALAESLPSARRMVTQDLRRPEPDRRRALAAAFRMLDQGSLRVGSERYATEHGSRGLSTLLCAHAHVSGDDIELDFPGKSGQEWSSTIHDHDLARVIAGMKRRGPNARLLSFRAERGAEWEPLAAEDINEYVKERAGDEFTAKDFRTLHGTVAAAVDLARTGPQPSEAKRKKAVSHAVKAASEELGNTPTVCRQSYIDPRLLDAYQHGETIDPERLHAAESEVRALLYRQ, encoded by the coding sequence GTGACCCGTCTCCGCCGCTCCGCGACCAACGGTCGTGGGTACCACCGAGTCCGCAGCGGCAAGGGGTTCTCGTACCGTGACCCCGACGGCAGGACGGTGACGGACAAGGACGTCCGGAAGCGCCTCGACGAACTCGTGATCCCGCCTGCGTGGGACGAGGTCTGGATCTCGCCCTACGAGAACGGGCACATCCTGGCCACGGGCATCGACGGCGCCGGCCGGCGGCAGTACATGTACCACCCGGGCTGGCGCGAACGGATGGACCGGATCAAGTACGACCGTGCGCTCGCCCTCGCGGAGTCGCTGCCGTCCGCACGTCGGATGGTGACGCAGGACCTCCGGCGCCCGGAACCCGATCGACGACGCGCCCTCGCCGCGGCGTTCCGCATGCTCGACCAGGGGTCGCTCCGCGTCGGGTCGGAGCGCTACGCCACCGAGCACGGCAGCCGCGGGCTGTCGACGTTGCTCTGCGCGCACGCCCACGTGTCCGGGGACGACATCGAGCTCGACTTCCCGGGCAAGAGCGGGCAGGAGTGGTCGTCCACCATCCACGACCACGACCTGGCGCGGGTCATCGCCGGGATGAAGCGCCGCGGGCCGAACGCCCGTCTGCTGTCGTTCCGTGCCGAACGAGGTGCCGAGTGGGAGCCCCTCGCCGCCGAGGACATCAACGAGTACGTGAAGGAACGCGCCGGCGACGAGTTCACGGCCAAGGACTTCCGGACCCTGCACGGCACCGTTGCGGCCGCGGTCGACCTGGCACGGACCGGCCCACAGCCGAGCGAGGCGAAGCGCAAGAAGGCCGTCTCGCACGCCGTCAAGGCCGCCAGTGAGGAGCTCGGCAACACCCCCACGGTGTGTCGGCAGAGCTACATCGACCCGCGGCTGCTCGACGCGTACCAGCACGGCGAGACCATCGATCCCGAGCGCCTGCACGCTGCCGAGTCCGAGGTGCGTGCCCTGCTCTACCGACAGTGA
- the rplW gene encoding 50S ribosomal protein L23, with protein MSGFNKDPRDIIISPVVSEKSYGLIDQGKYTFIVDPRSNKTEIKLAIEKIFDVKVASINTLNRPGKTRRTRFGMGKRKDTKRAIVTLKSGSIDIFTAVG; from the coding sequence ATGAGCGGCTTCAACAAGGACCCGCGCGACATCATCATCTCGCCGGTCGTCTCGGAGAAGAGCTACGGCCTGATCGACCAGGGCAAGTACACGTTCATCGTGGACCCCCGTTCGAACAAGACCGAGATCAAGCTCGCCATCGAGAAGATCTTCGACGTCAAGGTCGCCAGCATCAACACGCTGAACCGTCCGGGCAAGACCCGTCGCACGCGTTTCGGCATGGGCAAGCGCAAGGACACCAAGCGCGCCATCGTGACGCTCAAGTCCGGTTCGATCGACATCTTCACGGCTGTCGGCTGA
- a CDS encoding DarT ssDNA thymidine ADP-ribosyltransferase family protein, whose protein sequence is MTDECIHGFPTELCDICSPRQAEAPAVPTTPTPRRTRITTDLRSTPAPARGSSSLRSPAAPELPEPRVFASLRAHHATHVDNLASIVAEGAILAADTATPSVDVSSAETRAARDEASAPDGGPVSGHVSFTLSPDATRWDELRRGAEGSRWSDAARRTRATEYVVLVVPVSAFGASVIVADQDAEADDVRFAVGPEAATNLIRRTDFTDPEMHGLELLAGPRVPFSSVAVIGVPNDRVRQQVKSLLAEHRVTGPRVAVFPPWFVPPVSEES, encoded by the coding sequence GTGACCGACGAGTGCATCCACGGTTTCCCCACCGAACTCTGCGACATCTGCTCCCCCCGACAGGCCGAGGCGCCTGCCGTCCCCACCACGCCGACGCCTCGTCGGACCCGCATCACCACCGACCTCCGCTCCACCCCGGCTCCCGCGCGCGGCTCCTCGTCGCTCCGCTCGCCGGCCGCTCCCGAACTGCCCGAGCCCCGCGTCTTCGCGTCGCTCCGGGCACACCACGCCACCCACGTCGACAACCTGGCGTCGATCGTCGCCGAAGGTGCGATCCTCGCCGCCGACACGGCCACGCCGTCCGTCGACGTCAGCTCCGCCGAGACGCGTGCCGCGCGTGATGAGGCGTCCGCTCCCGACGGCGGCCCGGTGTCGGGTCACGTGTCGTTCACGCTGTCGCCCGACGCCACGCGCTGGGACGAACTCCGCCGCGGGGCCGAGGGCTCCCGCTGGTCGGACGCCGCCCGTCGCACGCGTGCCACGGAGTACGTCGTGCTCGTCGTGCCGGTGTCCGCCTTCGGCGCGTCCGTGATCGTCGCGGACCAGGACGCCGAGGCCGACGACGTGCGCTTCGCGGTGGGACCCGAGGCGGCGACGAACCTGATCCGCCGGACGGACTTCACCGACCCGGAGATGCACGGCCTCGAGCTGCTCGCCGGCCCCCGCGTGCCGTTCTCGTCGGTCGCCGTCATCGGTGTGCCGAACGACCGCGTCCGGCAGCAGGTCAAGTCGCTGCTCGCCGAGCACCGGGTCACCGGGCCCCGGGTCGCTGTCTTCCCGCCGTGGTTCGTCCCGCCGGTGTCCGAGGAGTCCTGA